Proteins co-encoded in one Populus trichocarpa isolate Nisqually-1 chromosome 10, P.trichocarpa_v4.1, whole genome shotgun sequence genomic window:
- the LOC18102411 gene encoding coilin isoform X5 translates to METVRLRLVLDNALTTTTEGLRKCWILLKPQHKTISDLSSHILQVFDLHNACPSGLFLSMEGFVLPPFESTCILNDKDIVRVIKKDGTATEIIKIDDGLNDSLNVVEIIDKPPVTTGTNLLANEEFEKESDSYESEQEVDVAAEVEDVENSPEVKAVSKKRKASKDAHSPKRKKTKSASAKKCLEVSENVVTDVSAEQNGTLGIVDVDERSGKSRKAMRDTKKRKKTKSASAEKCMEVSENVVTSVCAGQNGTLSFFKADERSSKSTEATINAQKSCQPEQNGNGSVDASHILSGSKKQSSEKDNQNVSGESPEPGSQKTSEEKLREDNQLGERDSDVEGDVVPVVIRPGHIRFEPLKKGLMLGDSDHAVPQNHVSIERFQWNGITSKKKGQKWGKEKVVSCKRNDYNNFKKESYSSLTIEEQTPVYDCTNFEEFPLYASLPKEGDVIAYRLVELSSSWTPELSSYRVGKVSKYDLESNIVMLAQVPEYPVIPEKIDDEASDALPETSPYQDDGSLEIKFSALFEVRLVHHGNIKSAKSVTGGSNEVHVRDQDSGTGFKLNNNHEAGTSAQENGKHNPWEETNQALTAQKAWLSQEDSCKKPESSGRSPWSYKALRGSALGPTVALLRAQNEL, encoded by the exons ATGGAGACGGTCAGGCTTCGCTTAGTGCTCGACAACGCTTTGACTACGACGACGGAAGGACTTAGAAAGTGCTGGATTCTATTAAAACCCCAACACAAAACCATCTCCGATCTCTCCTCCCATATCCTCCAGGTGTTCGACCTCCACAATGCATGCCCCAGCGGCCTCTTCCTCTCT ATGGAAGGGTTTGTATTACCGCCTTTTGAGTCCACTTGTATTTTGAATGATAAAGATATTGTCAG AGTGATAAAGAAAGATGGCACGGCTACTGAAATTATCAAGATAGATGATGGGCTGAATGATTCGTTGAACGTGGTGGAAATAATTGACAAGCCACCGGTAACCACAGGCACGAATCTGCTTGCGAATGAGGAATTTGAAAAGGAATCTGACAGCTATGAAAGTGAACAAGAGGTGGATGTTGCTGCAGAGGTGGAGGATGTAGAAAATAGTCCAGAAGTGAAAGCAGTTTCGAAGAAGAGAAAGGCATCAAAGGATGCTCACAGCCCAAA GAGGAAGAAAACCAAATCTGCTAGTGCTAAAAAATGCCTAGAGGTTTCAGAAAATGTAGTGACTGATGTCTCTGCAGAGCAGAATGGCACTTTGGgcattgttgatgttgatgaaaGAAGTGGCAAGAGTAGGAAAGCTATGCGTGACACTAAGAa GAGGAAGAAAACTAAATCTGCTAGTGCTGAAAAATGTATGGAAGTTTCAGAAAATGTTGTGACAAGTGTCTGCGCAGGGCAGAATGGCACTTTGAGCTTTTTTAAAGCAGATGAAAGAAGTAGCAAGAGTACAGAAGCTACTATTAATGCACAGAA GTCTTGCCAGCCTGAACAAAATGGAAATGGGAGTGTGGATGCCTCACATATACTTTCTGGATCTAAAAAG CAATCATCTGAAAAGGATAATCAGAATGTTTCTGGAGAATCACCTGAACCAGGAAGTCAGAAAACCTCTGAAGAAAAACTCAGGGAAGACAACCAATTGGGAGAGCGAGATAGTGATGTAGAGGGTGATGTTGTTCCCGTAGTGATCAGGCCGGGACACATTCGTTTTGAGCCGCTCAAGAAAGGTCTAATGCTCG GGGATTCTGATCATGCTGTGCCGCAAAATCACGTTTCTATT GAAAGATTTCAGTGGAATGGAATAACAAGCAAAAAGAAGGGCCAAAAGTGGGGTAAAGAGAAAGTGGTGTCATGTAAAAGGAATGATTATAACAATTTCAAGAAAGAGTCTTACAGCAGTCTTACTATTGAAGAACAGACACCTGTATATGATTGCACCAACTTTGAAGAGTTTCCACTCTATGCTAGCTTGCCaaag GAAGGTGATGTAATTGCTTATCGTTTGGTTGAGCTGTCATCATCCTGGACCCCTGAGCTCTCATCATACCGT GTTGGAAAGGTATCAAAATATGATCTTGAATCCAATATAGTTATGCTGGCCCAAGTACCAGAATATCCAGTAATTCCTGAGAAGATAGATGATGAGGCATCCGATGCACTACCAGAAACATCCCCTTATCAGGACGATGGTTCCTTAGAG ATAAAGTTTTCGGCACTTTTTGAAGTTCGCCTTGTTCACCATGGCAATATAAAGTCAGCAAAATCAGTTACTGGTGGATCTAATGAAGTCCATGTAAGGGATCAAGATTCTGGAACTGGTTTCAAGCTGAACAACAACCACGAAGCTGGTACTTCTGCTCAAG AAAACGGAAAACATAATCCATGGGAAGAAACTAACCAGGCTTTGACAGCACAGAAGGCATGGCTATCTCAGGAAGATAGCTGTAAAAAACCTGAGAGTTCAGGCAGGAGCCCATGGTCCTATAAGGCCTTGAGGGGCAGCGCATTGGGTCCAACAGTTGCTTTATTAAGAGCACAAAATGAATTATGA
- the LOC18102411 gene encoding coilin isoform X4, with protein METVRLRLVLDNALTTTTEGLRKCWILLKPQHKTISDLSSHILQVFDLHNACPSGLFLSMEGFVLPPFESTCILNDKDIVRVIKKDGTATEIIKIDDGLNDSLNVVEIIDKPPVTTGTNLLANEEFEKESDSYESEQEVDVAAEVEDVENSPEVKAVSKKRKASKDAHSPKRKKTKSASAKKCLEVSENVVTDVSAEQNGTLGIVDVDERSGKSRKAMRDTKKRKKTKSASAEKCMEVSENVVTSVCAGQNGTLSFFKADERSSKSTEATINAQKSCQPEQNGNGSVDASHILSGSKKQNKRELLLNINQQSSEKDNQNVSGESPEPGSQKTSEEKLREDNQLGERDSDVEGDVVPVVIRPGHIRFEPLKKGLMLGDSDHAVPQNHVSIERFQWNGITSKKKGQKWGKEKVVSCKRNDYNNFKKESYSSLTIEEQTPVYDCTNFEEFPLYASLPKEGDVIAYRLVELSSSWTPELSSYRVGKVSKYDLESNIVMLAQVPEYPVIPEKIDDEASDALPETSPYQDDGSLEIKFSALFEVRLVHHGNIKSAKSVTGGSNEVHVRDQDSGTGFKLNNNHEAGTSAQENGKHNPWEETNQALTAQKAWLSQEDSCKKPESSGRSPWSYKALRGSALGPTVALLRAQNEL; from the exons ATGGAGACGGTCAGGCTTCGCTTAGTGCTCGACAACGCTTTGACTACGACGACGGAAGGACTTAGAAAGTGCTGGATTCTATTAAAACCCCAACACAAAACCATCTCCGATCTCTCCTCCCATATCCTCCAGGTGTTCGACCTCCACAATGCATGCCCCAGCGGCCTCTTCCTCTCT ATGGAAGGGTTTGTATTACCGCCTTTTGAGTCCACTTGTATTTTGAATGATAAAGATATTGTCAG AGTGATAAAGAAAGATGGCACGGCTACTGAAATTATCAAGATAGATGATGGGCTGAATGATTCGTTGAACGTGGTGGAAATAATTGACAAGCCACCGGTAACCACAGGCACGAATCTGCTTGCGAATGAGGAATTTGAAAAGGAATCTGACAGCTATGAAAGTGAACAAGAGGTGGATGTTGCTGCAGAGGTGGAGGATGTAGAAAATAGTCCAGAAGTGAAAGCAGTTTCGAAGAAGAGAAAGGCATCAAAGGATGCTCACAGCCCAAA GAGGAAGAAAACCAAATCTGCTAGTGCTAAAAAATGCCTAGAGGTTTCAGAAAATGTAGTGACTGATGTCTCTGCAGAGCAGAATGGCACTTTGGgcattgttgatgttgatgaaaGAAGTGGCAAGAGTAGGAAAGCTATGCGTGACACTAAGAa GAGGAAGAAAACTAAATCTGCTAGTGCTGAAAAATGTATGGAAGTTTCAGAAAATGTTGTGACAAGTGTCTGCGCAGGGCAGAATGGCACTTTGAGCTTTTTTAAAGCAGATGAAAGAAGTAGCAAGAGTACAGAAGCTACTATTAATGCACAGAA GTCTTGCCAGCCTGAACAAAATGGAAATGGGAGTGTGGATGCCTCACATATACTTTCTGGATCTAAAAAG CAAAATAAGAGGGAGTTGCTTTTGAATATCAATCAGCAATCATCTGAAAAGGATAATCAGAATGTTTCTGGAGAATCACCTGAACCAGGAAGTCAGAAAACCTCTGAAGAAAAACTCAGGGAAGACAACCAATTGGGAGAGCGAGATAGTGATGTAGAGGGTGATGTTGTTCCCGTAGTGATCAGGCCGGGACACATTCGTTTTGAGCCGCTCAAGAAAGGTCTAATGCTCG GGGATTCTGATCATGCTGTGCCGCAAAATCACGTTTCTATT GAAAGATTTCAGTGGAATGGAATAACAAGCAAAAAGAAGGGCCAAAAGTGGGGTAAAGAGAAAGTGGTGTCATGTAAAAGGAATGATTATAACAATTTCAAGAAAGAGTCTTACAGCAGTCTTACTATTGAAGAACAGACACCTGTATATGATTGCACCAACTTTGAAGAGTTTCCACTCTATGCTAGCTTGCCaaag GAAGGTGATGTAATTGCTTATCGTTTGGTTGAGCTGTCATCATCCTGGACCCCTGAGCTCTCATCATACCGT GTTGGAAAGGTATCAAAATATGATCTTGAATCCAATATAGTTATGCTGGCCCAAGTACCAGAATATCCAGTAATTCCTGAGAAGATAGATGATGAGGCATCCGATGCACTACCAGAAACATCCCCTTATCAGGACGATGGTTCCTTAGAG ATAAAGTTTTCGGCACTTTTTGAAGTTCGCCTTGTTCACCATGGCAATATAAAGTCAGCAAAATCAGTTACTGGTGGATCTAATGAAGTCCATGTAAGGGATCAAGATTCTGGAACTGGTTTCAAGCTGAACAACAACCACGAAGCTGGTACTTCTGCTCAAG AAAACGGAAAACATAATCCATGGGAAGAAACTAACCAGGCTTTGACAGCACAGAAGGCATGGCTATCTCAGGAAGATAGCTGTAAAAAACCTGAGAGTTCAGGCAGGAGCCCATGGTCCTATAAGGCCTTGAGGGGCAGCGCATTGGGTCCAACAGTTGCTTTATTAAGAGCACAAAATGAATTATGA
- the LOC18102411 gene encoding coilin isoform X1 has protein sequence METVRLRLVLDNALTTTTEGLRKCWILLKPQHKTISDLSSHILQVFDLHNACPSGLFLSMEGFVLPPFESTCILNDKDIVRVIKKDGTATEIIKIDDGLNDSLNVVEIIDKPPVTTGTNLLANEEFEKESDSYESEQEVDVAAEVEDVENSPEVKAVSKKRKASKDAHSPKRKKTKSASAKKCLEVSENVVTDVSAEQNGTLGIVDVDERSGKSRKAMRDTKKRKKTKSASAEKCMEVSENVVTSVCAGQNGTLSFFKADERSSKSTEATINAQKSCQPEQNGNGSVDASHILSGSKKCPSRSARRKKAKRHWLKEQLKAEKKAQNKRELLLNINQQSSEKDNQNVSGESPEPGSQKTSEEKLREDNQLGERDSDVEGDVVPVVIRPGHIRFEPLKKGLMLGDSDHAVPQNHVSIERFQWNGITSKKKGQKWGKEKVVSCKRNDYNNFKKESYSSLTIEEQTPVYDCTNFEEFPLYASLPKEGDVIAYRLVELSSSWTPELSSYRVGKVSKYDLESNIVMLAQVPEYPVIPEKIDDEASDALPETSPYQDDGSLEIKFSALFEVRLVHHGNIKSAKSVTGGSNEVHVRDQDSGTGFKLNNNHEAGTSAQENGKHNPWEETNQALTAQKAWLSQEDSCKKPESSGRSPWSYKALRGSALGPTVALLRAQNEL, from the exons ATGGAGACGGTCAGGCTTCGCTTAGTGCTCGACAACGCTTTGACTACGACGACGGAAGGACTTAGAAAGTGCTGGATTCTATTAAAACCCCAACACAAAACCATCTCCGATCTCTCCTCCCATATCCTCCAGGTGTTCGACCTCCACAATGCATGCCCCAGCGGCCTCTTCCTCTCT ATGGAAGGGTTTGTATTACCGCCTTTTGAGTCCACTTGTATTTTGAATGATAAAGATATTGTCAG AGTGATAAAGAAAGATGGCACGGCTACTGAAATTATCAAGATAGATGATGGGCTGAATGATTCGTTGAACGTGGTGGAAATAATTGACAAGCCACCGGTAACCACAGGCACGAATCTGCTTGCGAATGAGGAATTTGAAAAGGAATCTGACAGCTATGAAAGTGAACAAGAGGTGGATGTTGCTGCAGAGGTGGAGGATGTAGAAAATAGTCCAGAAGTGAAAGCAGTTTCGAAGAAGAGAAAGGCATCAAAGGATGCTCACAGCCCAAA GAGGAAGAAAACCAAATCTGCTAGTGCTAAAAAATGCCTAGAGGTTTCAGAAAATGTAGTGACTGATGTCTCTGCAGAGCAGAATGGCACTTTGGgcattgttgatgttgatgaaaGAAGTGGCAAGAGTAGGAAAGCTATGCGTGACACTAAGAa GAGGAAGAAAACTAAATCTGCTAGTGCTGAAAAATGTATGGAAGTTTCAGAAAATGTTGTGACAAGTGTCTGCGCAGGGCAGAATGGCACTTTGAGCTTTTTTAAAGCAGATGAAAGAAGTAGCAAGAGTACAGAAGCTACTATTAATGCACAGAA GTCTTGCCAGCCTGAACAAAATGGAAATGGGAGTGTGGATGCCTCACATATACTTTCTGGATCTAAAAAG TGCCCCAGTAGAAGTGCTAGGCGTAAAAAGGCCAAGAGGCATTGGTTGAAGGAACAACTCAAAGCTGAAAAGAAAGCA CAAAATAAGAGGGAGTTGCTTTTGAATATCAATCAGCAATCATCTGAAAAGGATAATCAGAATGTTTCTGGAGAATCACCTGAACCAGGAAGTCAGAAAACCTCTGAAGAAAAACTCAGGGAAGACAACCAATTGGGAGAGCGAGATAGTGATGTAGAGGGTGATGTTGTTCCCGTAGTGATCAGGCCGGGACACATTCGTTTTGAGCCGCTCAAGAAAGGTCTAATGCTCG GGGATTCTGATCATGCTGTGCCGCAAAATCACGTTTCTATT GAAAGATTTCAGTGGAATGGAATAACAAGCAAAAAGAAGGGCCAAAAGTGGGGTAAAGAGAAAGTGGTGTCATGTAAAAGGAATGATTATAACAATTTCAAGAAAGAGTCTTACAGCAGTCTTACTATTGAAGAACAGACACCTGTATATGATTGCACCAACTTTGAAGAGTTTCCACTCTATGCTAGCTTGCCaaag GAAGGTGATGTAATTGCTTATCGTTTGGTTGAGCTGTCATCATCCTGGACCCCTGAGCTCTCATCATACCGT GTTGGAAAGGTATCAAAATATGATCTTGAATCCAATATAGTTATGCTGGCCCAAGTACCAGAATATCCAGTAATTCCTGAGAAGATAGATGATGAGGCATCCGATGCACTACCAGAAACATCCCCTTATCAGGACGATGGTTCCTTAGAG ATAAAGTTTTCGGCACTTTTTGAAGTTCGCCTTGTTCACCATGGCAATATAAAGTCAGCAAAATCAGTTACTGGTGGATCTAATGAAGTCCATGTAAGGGATCAAGATTCTGGAACTGGTTTCAAGCTGAACAACAACCACGAAGCTGGTACTTCTGCTCAAG AAAACGGAAAACATAATCCATGGGAAGAAACTAACCAGGCTTTGACAGCACAGAAGGCATGGCTATCTCAGGAAGATAGCTGTAAAAAACCTGAGAGTTCAGGCAGGAGCCCATGGTCCTATAAGGCCTTGAGGGGCAGCGCATTGGGTCCAACAGTTGCTTTATTAAGAGCACAAAATGAATTATGA
- the LOC7460743 gene encoding uncharacterized protein LOC7460743: MNTIVRRAYNLCRSPPLLPIQGVNSVSGGEHQIQQCRGIRVRVHNGNLEQALKFMQRKMQSSGIERQIKNLQTHHVKNSEKRVLARKKLQRRIQSQELAHRIKVILADKARGL; this comes from the exons ATGAACACGATAGTGAGAAGAGCATATAATCTCTGTAGGAGTCCGCCGCTGCTGCCGATTCAGGGAGTTAACTCAGTGAGTGGAGGAGAACACCAGATACAACAGTGCAGGGGGATCAGAGTGAGGGTACATAATGGGAACTTGGAGCAGGCATTGAAGTTTATGCAGAGGAAGATGCAGTCCAGTGGGATTGAGAGGCAAATAAAGAACTTACAGACTCACCACGTTAAGAATTCAGAGAAGCGAGTTTTGGCTCGTAAAAAGCTTCAGCGTAGGATTCAATCCCAAGAACTCGCTCACAGGATCAAGGTTATCCTTGCTGATAAAGCCAG GGGCCTGTGA
- the LOC18102411 gene encoding coilin isoform X3, whose amino-acid sequence METVRLRLVLDNALTTTTEGLRKCWILLKPQHKTISDLSSHILQVFDLHNACPSGLFLSMEGFVLPPFESTCILNDKDIVRVIKKDGTATEIIKIDDGLNDSLNVVEIIDKPPVTTGTNLLANEEFEKESDSYESEQEVDVAAEVEDVENSPEVKAVSKKRKASKDAHSPKRKKTKSASAKKCLEVSENVVTDVSAEQNGTLGIVDVDERSGKSRKAMRDTKKRKKTKSASAEKCMEVSENVVTSVCAGQNGTLSFFKADERSSKSTEATINAQKSCQPEQNGNGSVDASHILSGSKKCPSRSARRKKAKRHWLKEQLKAEKKAQSSEKDNQNVSGESPEPGSQKTSEEKLREDNQLGERDSDVEGDVVPVVIRPGHIRFEPLKKGLMLGDSDHAVPQNHVSIERFQWNGITSKKKGQKWGKEKVVSCKRNDYNNFKKESYSSLTIEEQTPVYDCTNFEEFPLYASLPKEGDVIAYRLVELSSSWTPELSSYRVGKVSKYDLESNIVMLAQVPEYPVIPEKIDDEASDALPETSPYQDDGSLEIKFSALFEVRLVHHGNIKSAKSVTGGSNEVHVRDQDSGTGFKLNNNHEAGTSAQENGKHNPWEETNQALTAQKAWLSQEDSCKKPESSGRSPWSYKALRGSALGPTVALLRAQNEL is encoded by the exons ATGGAGACGGTCAGGCTTCGCTTAGTGCTCGACAACGCTTTGACTACGACGACGGAAGGACTTAGAAAGTGCTGGATTCTATTAAAACCCCAACACAAAACCATCTCCGATCTCTCCTCCCATATCCTCCAGGTGTTCGACCTCCACAATGCATGCCCCAGCGGCCTCTTCCTCTCT ATGGAAGGGTTTGTATTACCGCCTTTTGAGTCCACTTGTATTTTGAATGATAAAGATATTGTCAG AGTGATAAAGAAAGATGGCACGGCTACTGAAATTATCAAGATAGATGATGGGCTGAATGATTCGTTGAACGTGGTGGAAATAATTGACAAGCCACCGGTAACCACAGGCACGAATCTGCTTGCGAATGAGGAATTTGAAAAGGAATCTGACAGCTATGAAAGTGAACAAGAGGTGGATGTTGCTGCAGAGGTGGAGGATGTAGAAAATAGTCCAGAAGTGAAAGCAGTTTCGAAGAAGAGAAAGGCATCAAAGGATGCTCACAGCCCAAA GAGGAAGAAAACCAAATCTGCTAGTGCTAAAAAATGCCTAGAGGTTTCAGAAAATGTAGTGACTGATGTCTCTGCAGAGCAGAATGGCACTTTGGgcattgttgatgttgatgaaaGAAGTGGCAAGAGTAGGAAAGCTATGCGTGACACTAAGAa GAGGAAGAAAACTAAATCTGCTAGTGCTGAAAAATGTATGGAAGTTTCAGAAAATGTTGTGACAAGTGTCTGCGCAGGGCAGAATGGCACTTTGAGCTTTTTTAAAGCAGATGAAAGAAGTAGCAAGAGTACAGAAGCTACTATTAATGCACAGAA GTCTTGCCAGCCTGAACAAAATGGAAATGGGAGTGTGGATGCCTCACATATACTTTCTGGATCTAAAAAG TGCCCCAGTAGAAGTGCTAGGCGTAAAAAGGCCAAGAGGCATTGGTTGAAGGAACAACTCAAAGCTGAAAAGAAAGCA CAATCATCTGAAAAGGATAATCAGAATGTTTCTGGAGAATCACCTGAACCAGGAAGTCAGAAAACCTCTGAAGAAAAACTCAGGGAAGACAACCAATTGGGAGAGCGAGATAGTGATGTAGAGGGTGATGTTGTTCCCGTAGTGATCAGGCCGGGACACATTCGTTTTGAGCCGCTCAAGAAAGGTCTAATGCTCG GGGATTCTGATCATGCTGTGCCGCAAAATCACGTTTCTATT GAAAGATTTCAGTGGAATGGAATAACAAGCAAAAAGAAGGGCCAAAAGTGGGGTAAAGAGAAAGTGGTGTCATGTAAAAGGAATGATTATAACAATTTCAAGAAAGAGTCTTACAGCAGTCTTACTATTGAAGAACAGACACCTGTATATGATTGCACCAACTTTGAAGAGTTTCCACTCTATGCTAGCTTGCCaaag GAAGGTGATGTAATTGCTTATCGTTTGGTTGAGCTGTCATCATCCTGGACCCCTGAGCTCTCATCATACCGT GTTGGAAAGGTATCAAAATATGATCTTGAATCCAATATAGTTATGCTGGCCCAAGTACCAGAATATCCAGTAATTCCTGAGAAGATAGATGATGAGGCATCCGATGCACTACCAGAAACATCCCCTTATCAGGACGATGGTTCCTTAGAG ATAAAGTTTTCGGCACTTTTTGAAGTTCGCCTTGTTCACCATGGCAATATAAAGTCAGCAAAATCAGTTACTGGTGGATCTAATGAAGTCCATGTAAGGGATCAAGATTCTGGAACTGGTTTCAAGCTGAACAACAACCACGAAGCTGGTACTTCTGCTCAAG AAAACGGAAAACATAATCCATGGGAAGAAACTAACCAGGCTTTGACAGCACAGAAGGCATGGCTATCTCAGGAAGATAGCTGTAAAAAACCTGAGAGTTCAGGCAGGAGCCCATGGTCCTATAAGGCCTTGAGGGGCAGCGCATTGGGTCCAACAGTTGCTTTATTAAGAGCACAAAATGAATTATGA
- the LOC18102411 gene encoding coilin isoform X2, protein METVRLRLVLDNALTTTTEGLRKCWILLKPQHKTISDLSSHILQVFDLHNACPSGLFLSMEGFVLPPFESTCILNDKDIVRVIKKDGTATEIIKIDDGLNDSLNVVEIIDKPPVTTGTNLLANEEFEKESDSYESEQEVDVAAEVEDVENSPEVKAVSKKRKASKDAHSPKRKKTKSASAKKCLEVSENVVTDVSAEQNGTLGIVDVDERSGKSRKAMRDTKKRKKTKSASAEKCMEVSENVVTSVCAGQNGTLSFFKADERSSKSTEATINAQKSCQPEQNGNGSVDASHILSGSKKCPSRSARRKKAKRHWLKEQLKAEKKAQNKRELLLNINQQSSEKDNQNVSGESPEPGSQKTSEEKLREDNQLGERDSDVEGDVVPVVIRPGHIRFEPLKKGDSDHAVPQNHVSIERFQWNGITSKKKGQKWGKEKVVSCKRNDYNNFKKESYSSLTIEEQTPVYDCTNFEEFPLYASLPKEGDVIAYRLVELSSSWTPELSSYRVGKVSKYDLESNIVMLAQVPEYPVIPEKIDDEASDALPETSPYQDDGSLEIKFSALFEVRLVHHGNIKSAKSVTGGSNEVHVRDQDSGTGFKLNNNHEAGTSAQENGKHNPWEETNQALTAQKAWLSQEDSCKKPESSGRSPWSYKALRGSALGPTVALLRAQNEL, encoded by the exons ATGGAGACGGTCAGGCTTCGCTTAGTGCTCGACAACGCTTTGACTACGACGACGGAAGGACTTAGAAAGTGCTGGATTCTATTAAAACCCCAACACAAAACCATCTCCGATCTCTCCTCCCATATCCTCCAGGTGTTCGACCTCCACAATGCATGCCCCAGCGGCCTCTTCCTCTCT ATGGAAGGGTTTGTATTACCGCCTTTTGAGTCCACTTGTATTTTGAATGATAAAGATATTGTCAG AGTGATAAAGAAAGATGGCACGGCTACTGAAATTATCAAGATAGATGATGGGCTGAATGATTCGTTGAACGTGGTGGAAATAATTGACAAGCCACCGGTAACCACAGGCACGAATCTGCTTGCGAATGAGGAATTTGAAAAGGAATCTGACAGCTATGAAAGTGAACAAGAGGTGGATGTTGCTGCAGAGGTGGAGGATGTAGAAAATAGTCCAGAAGTGAAAGCAGTTTCGAAGAAGAGAAAGGCATCAAAGGATGCTCACAGCCCAAA GAGGAAGAAAACCAAATCTGCTAGTGCTAAAAAATGCCTAGAGGTTTCAGAAAATGTAGTGACTGATGTCTCTGCAGAGCAGAATGGCACTTTGGgcattgttgatgttgatgaaaGAAGTGGCAAGAGTAGGAAAGCTATGCGTGACACTAAGAa GAGGAAGAAAACTAAATCTGCTAGTGCTGAAAAATGTATGGAAGTTTCAGAAAATGTTGTGACAAGTGTCTGCGCAGGGCAGAATGGCACTTTGAGCTTTTTTAAAGCAGATGAAAGAAGTAGCAAGAGTACAGAAGCTACTATTAATGCACAGAA GTCTTGCCAGCCTGAACAAAATGGAAATGGGAGTGTGGATGCCTCACATATACTTTCTGGATCTAAAAAG TGCCCCAGTAGAAGTGCTAGGCGTAAAAAGGCCAAGAGGCATTGGTTGAAGGAACAACTCAAAGCTGAAAAGAAAGCA CAAAATAAGAGGGAGTTGCTTTTGAATATCAATCAGCAATCATCTGAAAAGGATAATCAGAATGTTTCTGGAGAATCACCTGAACCAGGAAGTCAGAAAACCTCTGAAGAAAAACTCAGGGAAGACAACCAATTGGGAGAGCGAGATAGTGATGTAGAGGGTGATGTTGTTCCCGTAGTGATCAGGCCGGGACACATTCGTTTTGAGCCGCTCAAGAAAG GGGATTCTGATCATGCTGTGCCGCAAAATCACGTTTCTATT GAAAGATTTCAGTGGAATGGAATAACAAGCAAAAAGAAGGGCCAAAAGTGGGGTAAAGAGAAAGTGGTGTCATGTAAAAGGAATGATTATAACAATTTCAAGAAAGAGTCTTACAGCAGTCTTACTATTGAAGAACAGACACCTGTATATGATTGCACCAACTTTGAAGAGTTTCCACTCTATGCTAGCTTGCCaaag GAAGGTGATGTAATTGCTTATCGTTTGGTTGAGCTGTCATCATCCTGGACCCCTGAGCTCTCATCATACCGT GTTGGAAAGGTATCAAAATATGATCTTGAATCCAATATAGTTATGCTGGCCCAAGTACCAGAATATCCAGTAATTCCTGAGAAGATAGATGATGAGGCATCCGATGCACTACCAGAAACATCCCCTTATCAGGACGATGGTTCCTTAGAG ATAAAGTTTTCGGCACTTTTTGAAGTTCGCCTTGTTCACCATGGCAATATAAAGTCAGCAAAATCAGTTACTGGTGGATCTAATGAAGTCCATGTAAGGGATCAAGATTCTGGAACTGGTTTCAAGCTGAACAACAACCACGAAGCTGGTACTTCTGCTCAAG AAAACGGAAAACATAATCCATGGGAAGAAACTAACCAGGCTTTGACAGCACAGAAGGCATGGCTATCTCAGGAAGATAGCTGTAAAAAACCTGAGAGTTCAGGCAGGAGCCCATGGTCCTATAAGGCCTTGAGGGGCAGCGCATTGGGTCCAACAGTTGCTTTATTAAGAGCACAAAATGAATTATGA